In Capra hircus breed San Clemente chromosome 26, ASM170441v1, whole genome shotgun sequence, the following are encoded in one genomic region:
- the TRUB1 gene encoding probable tRNA pseudouridine synthase 1 isoform X2 — protein sequence MAAAEAAAVVLSSCLKPVPAPVPESAGTAAATAATFSAMAAAAAVAAAARTGSEARVSKPALATKLLSLSGVFAVHKPKGPTSAELLNRLKEKLLAAGMPSPEWTKRKKQTLKIGHGGTLDSAARGVLVVGIGRGTKMLTSMLSGSKRYIAIGELGKATDTLDSTGKVTEEKPYDKITQEDIESILQKFTGNIMQVPPLYSALKKDGQRLSALMKRGEEVEAKPARPVTVYSLSLQKFQPPFFTLDVECGGGFYIRSLVSDIGKELSSCANVLELTRTKQGPFTLEEHALPEDKWTIDDIAQSLERCSSLFPAELALKKSKPEESNEQVLSCEYITLNETKGEDDVIKTL from the exons ATGGCAGCTGCTGAGGCGGCGGCGGTGGTGTTGTCGTCCTGTTTGAAACCAGTCCCAGCCCCAGTCCCCGAAAGTGCAGGGACAGCTGCAGCAACGGCCGCCACATTCTCAGCGATGGCTGCAGCCGCGGCGGTTGCGGCCGCGGCCAGGACCGGATCCGAAGCCAGGGTCTCGAAGCCCGCGTTGGCTACTAAGCTGCTGTCCCTGAGCGGCGTGTTCGCTGTGCACAAGCCCAAAGGGCCCACTTCAGCCGAGTTGCTGAATCGGCTGAAGGAGAAGCTGCTGGCAG CTGGAATGCCTTCTCCAGAATGGACCAAGAGGAAAAAGCAGACTTTGAAAATTGGGCATGGAGGGACCCTAGACAGTGCAGCCCGAGGAGTCCTGG TGGTTGGAATTGGAAGGGGAACAAAAATGTTGACCAGTATGTTATCAGGgtccaag AGATATATTGCCATTGGGGAACTGGGGAAAGCTACTGACACGCTAGATTCTACAGGGAAAGTAACAGAAGAAAAACCTTATG ATAAAATAACACAAGAAGATATTGAAAGCATTCTACAGAAATTCACTGGGAATATAATGCAAGTACCTCCCCT CTATTCTGCATTGAAGAAAGATGGCCAGAGGCTTTCAGCTTTGATGAAGAGAGGTGAAGAAGTGGAAGCAAAGCCCGCCAGGCCAGTTACTGTATACAGTCTCTCCCTTCAGAAATTCCAGCCACCATTTTTCACACTAG ATGTCGAATGTGGAGGAGGTTTTTATATCAGAAGCTTGGTCAGTGACATTGGCAAAG AACTCTCTTCCTGTGCCAATGTGCTAGAGCTGACGCGAACCAAGCAGGGACCATTCACCCTGGAGGAGCATGCCCTGCCCGAGGACAAGTGGACGATTGATGACATTGCACAGTCTCTCGAGCGGTGCTCATCTCTTTTCCCAGCAGAGCTGGCACTTAAAAAATCAAAACCTGAGGAGTCTAATGAGCAAGTTTTGAGCTGTGAGTATATAACTCTGAATGAGACAAAGGGAGAAGACGATGTAATTAAGACACTTTAA
- the TRUB1 gene encoding probable tRNA pseudouridine synthase 1 isoform X1 has product MAAAEAAAVVLSSCLKPVPAPVPESAGTAAATAATFSAMAAAAAVAAAARTGSEARVSKPALATKLLSLSGVFAVHKPKGPTSAELLNRLKEKLLAEAGMPSPEWTKRKKQTLKIGHGGTLDSAARGVLVVGIGRGTKMLTSMLSGSKRYIAIGELGKATDTLDSTGKVTEEKPYDKITQEDIESILQKFTGNIMQVPPLYSALKKDGQRLSALMKRGEEVEAKPARPVTVYSLSLQKFQPPFFTLDVECGGGFYIRSLVSDIGKELSSCANVLELTRTKQGPFTLEEHALPEDKWTIDDIAQSLERCSSLFPAELALKKSKPEESNEQVLSCEYITLNETKGEDDVIKTL; this is encoded by the exons ATGGCAGCTGCTGAGGCGGCGGCGGTGGTGTTGTCGTCCTGTTTGAAACCAGTCCCAGCCCCAGTCCCCGAAAGTGCAGGGACAGCTGCAGCAACGGCCGCCACATTCTCAGCGATGGCTGCAGCCGCGGCGGTTGCGGCCGCGGCCAGGACCGGATCCGAAGCCAGGGTCTCGAAGCCCGCGTTGGCTACTAAGCTGCTGTCCCTGAGCGGCGTGTTCGCTGTGCACAAGCCCAAAGGGCCCACTTCAGCCGAGTTGCTGAATCGGCTGAAGGAGAAGCTGCTGGCAG AAGCTGGAATGCCTTCTCCAGAATGGACCAAGAGGAAAAAGCAGACTTTGAAAATTGGGCATGGAGGGACCCTAGACAGTGCAGCCCGAGGAGTCCTGG TGGTTGGAATTGGAAGGGGAACAAAAATGTTGACCAGTATGTTATCAGGgtccaag AGATATATTGCCATTGGGGAACTGGGGAAAGCTACTGACACGCTAGATTCTACAGGGAAAGTAACAGAAGAAAAACCTTATG ATAAAATAACACAAGAAGATATTGAAAGCATTCTACAGAAATTCACTGGGAATATAATGCAAGTACCTCCCCT CTATTCTGCATTGAAGAAAGATGGCCAGAGGCTTTCAGCTTTGATGAAGAGAGGTGAAGAAGTGGAAGCAAAGCCCGCCAGGCCAGTTACTGTATACAGTCTCTCCCTTCAGAAATTCCAGCCACCATTTTTCACACTAG ATGTCGAATGTGGAGGAGGTTTTTATATCAGAAGCTTGGTCAGTGACATTGGCAAAG AACTCTCTTCCTGTGCCAATGTGCTAGAGCTGACGCGAACCAAGCAGGGACCATTCACCCTGGAGGAGCATGCCCTGCCCGAGGACAAGTGGACGATTGATGACATTGCACAGTCTCTCGAGCGGTGCTCATCTCTTTTCCCAGCAGAGCTGGCACTTAAAAAATCAAAACCTGAGGAGTCTAATGAGCAAGTTTTGAGCTGTGAGTATATAACTCTGAATGAGACAAAGGGAGAAGACGATGTAATTAAGACACTTTAA